One window from the genome of Zerene cesonia ecotype Mississippi chromosome 1, Zerene_cesonia_1.1, whole genome shotgun sequence encodes:
- the LOC119832094 gene encoding proteasome subunit beta type-7, with translation MASVLVPEVPAPGFSFENCQRNAFLDQKGFPAPKATKTGTTIVGIIYADGVILGADTRATENTVVSDKNCQKIHYLASNMYCCGAGTAADTEMTTQTVASQLELQRLHTGRVVPVETASTLLKRMLFRYQGHIGAALVLGGVDRTGPHIYCIYPHGSVDKLPYATMGSGSLAAMAVFESRWKPNMSEEEGKKLVRDAIAAGIFNDLGSGSNVDLCVIRNTGPAQYLRTYEEANVKGKKQGSYRYAPGTTAVLKQRVIPLEVESVSVRPVQPMDVEPSPSRR, from the exons atggcTTCAGTGCTTGTTCCAGAAGTGCCAGCACCAGGattttcttttgaaaattGTCAAAG AAATGCATTCCTCGACCAAAAAGGCTTCCCTGCACCGAAGGCGACAAAAACCGGCACAACTATTGTCGGAATTATTTATGCAGATGGAGTGATTCTTGGCGCTGATACTCGTGCCACCGAAAACACTGTAGTATCAGATAAAAATTGCCAGAAAATTCATTATCTTGCAAGCAACATGTATTGTTGCGGTGCCGGTACAGCCGCAGATACCGAAATGACTACTCAAACTGTTGCTTCTCAGCTAGAGCTCCAGCGCCTTCACACAGGGCGTGTGGTGCCAGTAGAGACCGCGTCGACTCTCCTGAAACGTATGCTTTTCCGTTATCAAGGTCACATCGGGGCCGCATTAGTGTTGGGTGGTGTGGACCGCACTGGACCCCATATCTATTGTATTTACCCTCATGGATCAGTTGACAAACTACCATATGCAACTATGG gTTCTGGATCTCTGGCAGCAATGGCTGTTTTTGAGTCACGCTGGAAACCTAACATGTCTGAAGAGGAAGGCAAAAAGCTTGTAAGAGATGCTATAGCAGCTGGTATCTTCAACGATTTGGGCTCAGGTTCCAATGTTGACTTATGTGTAATCCGCAATACTGGCCCTGCCCAATACTTAAGAACATATGAGGAAGCTAATGtgaag GGTAAGAAACAAGGTTCATACAGATATGCACCTGGAACCACAGCTGTATTGAAGCAGAGGGTCATCCCTCTGGAGGTGGAATCTGTGTCGGTTCGTCCAGTGCAGCCCATGGATGTCGAACCTTCCCCAAGTCGccgttaa
- the LOC119832102 gene encoding extensin-like yields MSVAFAPRGNRPPLSPAQIQKMLDENAHLIQTIQEYQSKGQLVECHQYQQVLHRNLVYLASVADANQNIQAILPPPHQLASGNVPQGALNPPASGAEVPGSPQQPYRPPSGVSSAPTRPTQSYGQRPYPQNQYQGQYQGAYPPQGGYGPPGQGYGPPNPSQQPQGYPPNSNYGPPITTAPNNYPPSTHPGPGYPPSSGQQPYAPPPGSPAAAGSPYPVRGPSQPGYTGNSAYPPPQTGANYPNVGVSTYNTTTSQPQPYQTQSFQNTTPTSAYGSTPVSQPNRSPQPPPSGYTSQNPPSTGYGSPSAQSPTFNSSTHGNNGPPSTAASGGPPQSGPPQQYPPSGQPSPYPPASQPPYSNPSSQPGSPAPSVSTAPPPQSSYPQNPQNYPPAGGAYPPHAYQQGYPPSQYPPSPYPYARAPAPGAPPPAGAQPYPGYSFQPPNQQ; encoded by the exons atgtctgtGGCTTTCGCACCTCGCGGAAACCGGCCTCCGTTAAGTCCTGCACAAATCCAGAAAATGTTGGATGAAAACGCTCATTTAATACAAACTATTCAAGAATATCAATCGAAAGGACAGCTAGTTGAATGTCACCAATATCAGCAAGTACTGCACAGGAATTTGGTTTACTTAGCATCGGTGGCCGACGCTAATCAGAATATTCAAGCTATTTTACCG CCCCCTCATCAACTAGCAAGTGGTAATGTGCCTCAGGGTGCCCTCAACCCTCCCGCCAGTGGTGCTGAAGTTCCTGGTTCCCCACAACAACCATATCGCCCACCATCAGGAGTTTCAAGTGCACCAACTAGACCAACACAGTCATATGGTCAAAGGCCATACCCACAAAACCAGTATCAAGGTCAATACCAAGGAGCGTATCCTCCTCAGGGTGGTTATGGTCCTCCAGGGCAAGGATATGGCCCTCCCAACCCATCTCAGCAACCTCAAGGTTATCCACCCAACTCTAACTATGGGCCTCCAATCACCACTGCTCCAAATAACTATCCTCCTTCTACACACCCTGGCCCAGGATACCCCCCATCATCAGGGCAACAACCATATGCACCTCCTCCTGGTAGTCCCGCTGCAGCAGGTTCTCCCTATCCAGTGAGAGGTCCATCTCAACCAGGATATACAGGAAATTCTGCTTATCCACCTCCTCAGACAGGAGCCAACTACCCAAATGTTGGTGTTAGCACATATAATACAACAACTTCCCAACCACAGCCATATCAAACCCAATCTTTCCAAAATACTACACCCACATCGGCTTATGGTTCAACACCTGTTTCTCAACCTAATCGATCACCACAACCTCCACCAAGTGGATATACTTCACAAAACCCACCAAGTACAGGATATGGGTCTCCATCTGCGCAATCTCCAACTTTCAATTCTAGTACTCATGGAAATAACGGGCCACCATCAACAGCTGCATCTGGAGGACCACCTCAAAGTGGTCCTCCACAGCAGTATCCTCCATCAGGGCAACCATCTCCATACCCACCTGCAAGCCAGCCACCATATTCCAATCCATCCTCACAACCTGGTAGCCCCGCTCCTTCAGTGTCAACTGCTCCCCCTCCCCAGTCCTCATATCCTCAAAACCCACAGAATTACCCACCGGCTGGTGGAGCTTATCCTCCACATGCTTATCAACAGGGATATCCACCAAGCCAATACCCACCATCCCCCTACCCATATGCTAGGGCTCCAGCCCCAGGGGCTCCCCCACCAGCTGGTGCTCAGCCATATCCCGGATATAGTTTCCAACCCCCTAACCAACAGTAA
- the LOC119832117 gene encoding 39S ribosomal protein L3, mitochondrial: MTTSNIQVLCNVLNKFRIDNIIKRSNHYQPPRYRPPYWFVKKERVVSDDLLTQDNRDFIEEVKQDKQKSQLILESPLANIEPQKSAEWTPFTRRVGVIARKIGNYPLWSKDGKKYQTTLLQVVDNHVIKYIPPEEFKPMKTTKVNWREKRTLGCLLVGSETIDPSTVTKDYCGMFTNVGMLPKRHLCRFMVTPNAQLPTGTPLYATHFRVGDCVDIRAKTIDRGFQGVMKRWGFKGMPASHGVTKTHRRPGNIGAGGEKARVWPGTKMPGHMGNRWRMLRGVKILRINTEHNVLWMLGVAIPGETGAMCYVYDTVLPLKKLKTPPAFPTQPHVDGLPLEYYDESIHQFDQPTITFEES, encoded by the exons ATGACTACCTCTAATATACAAGTTTTATGCAACGTTCTGAATAAATTTAG GatcgataatattataaaaagatctAATCACTACCAGCCTCCTAGATACCGGCCACCTTATTGGTTTGTGAAGAAAGAAAGAGTT GTTAGTGATGATTTGTTAACACAAGATAATAGAGATTTTATTGAAGAAGTTAAAcaagataaacaaaaatctCAACTCATTTTGGAATCACCTTTGGCTAACATTGAACCCCAAAAGTCAGCAGAATGGACACCATTCACCAGACGGGTTGGTGTCATAGCTCGTAAAATTGGAAATTATCCTCTATGGTCAAAAGATGGTAAGAAGTATCAAACTACTTTATTACAG GTAGTAGATAATcatgtcataaaatatattccacCAGAAGAGTTTAAACCAATGAAGACAACTAAAGTAAATTGGAGAGAAAAAAGGACTTTGGGTTGTTTGTTAGTTGGTTCTGAAACTATAGATCCAAGCACTGTCACAAAAGATTACTGTGGAATGTTTACTAATGTTGGAATGCTTCCTAAAAGGCATTTATGTAGATTTATGGTGACGCCTAATGCTCAGCTCCCAACCGGTACACCATTATATGCAACACACTTCAGAGTTGGTGATTGTGTTGACATCCGTGCAAAAAC aattgatCGAGGATTTCAAGGTGTTATGAAGCGATGGGGTTTCAAAGGAATGCCTGCATCTCATGGTGTCACTAAAACCCACAGAAGGCCAGGTAATATTGGTGCTGGAGGTGAAAAAGCTCGTGTTTGGCCAGGTACGAAAATGCCTGGTCATATGGGTAATAG ATGGCGTATGTTGCGTGGTGTCAAAATCCTGCGTATAAATACCgaacataatgttttatggATGTTAGGTGTAGCAATTCCTGGAGAAACTGGTGCAATGTGTTATGTCTATGATACAGTATTGCCCCTGAAAAAGTTGAAAACACCACCCGCTTTTCCTACACAGCCTCATGTTGATGGACTACCATTGGAATATTATGATGAATCCATACATCAATTTGATCAGCCAACAATTACATTTGAAGAATCATAG
- the LOC119829771 gene encoding protein O-glucosyltransferase 2-like, with the protein MTLLHFSVTFIFLCAAFYCNAQNVIYSGPGLQPQTIVMPARYFFVNFTHVDEETYSLKFAQSFAVEITGQSLKKARCRIWSNVLDRKDGTFIVRYKIYEVCSKLSINMFYMSKHIKDSPITFDGPILPDQCACPEKDLKLWLKNNQCPKTYEQINKDLEPFKNVQMKTQIKTIIKKYHNPDSTSFCHYVIKNNEIYRDCYGKHVGFNMFADNVLLSITRKVVLPDMELMINLGDWPLIRKGSEPLPMFSWCGKDDSLDIVMPTYDITESTLENMGRVTLDILSVQGNVEHQWKDREPKAFWRGRDSRAERLKLIDIARANPDLINASLTNFFFFRDKEEQYGPKIPHISFYKFFDYKYQINIDGTVAAYRLPYLLAGGALVLKQDSPYYEHFYRQLKPWVHYVPVSRDLSDLKERILWAKDHDVEAYKIAINAKEFANENLLPQHILCYHVVLFSEWSKRIKGEITVKNNMTHVPQAKYECDCNLKNQMSHEEL; encoded by the exons ATGACTTTACTGCACTTTAGTgttacattcatatttttatgtgcaGCTTTTTATTGCAATGCACAAAACGTTATATATTCGGGTCCGGGGTTACAACCTCAAACTATCGTTATGCCTGCAAgatatttctttgttaattttacacaTGTCGATGAAGAaac GTATTCGTTGAAGTTCGCACAAAGCTTCGCTGTAGAAATTACTGGACAGTCCCTAAAAAAAGCTCGTTGTAGAATATGGTCCAACGTCTTAGATAGGAAGGATGGCACATTTATTGTacgatacaaaatatatgaagtTTGTTCAAAATTGtctattaatatgttttatatgagtaaacatataaaagatTCTCCAATCACATTTGATG GTCCAATTCTTCCTGATCAGTGTGCATGCCCAGAGAAAGATCTAAAATTGTggctaaaaaataatcaatgtcCGAAAACTTATGAACAAATCAATAAGGATCTTGaaccatttaaaaatgtgCAAATGAAaactcaaattaaaacaataattaagaaatatcaCAATCCAGATAGTACAAGTTTTTGccattatgttataaaaaataatgaaatttatagagACTGCTATGGGAAACATGTGGGTTTTAACATGTTTGCTGATAATGTACTGTTGTCAATTACTAGAAAAGTTGTTTTACCTGATATGGAGTTAATGATTAATCTAGGTGATTGGCCACTGATTAGGAAAGGAAGTGAGCCACTGCCTATGTTTTCTTGGTGTGGTAAAGATGACTCCCTTGATATTGTGATGCCAACATATGACATTACCGAGTCAACATTAGAAAATATGGGAAG ggTAACACTAGATATATTATCAGTACAAGGAAATGTAGAACACCAATGGAAAGACAGAGAACCAAAAGCATTTTGGAGGGGCCGTGATTCTCGGGCTGAAAGATTGAAACTCATAGATATAGCAAGAGCTAACCCAGATTTGATCAATGCATCTTTAACAAACTTTTTCTTCTTTCGAGATAAAGAGGAACAGTATGGCCCTAAAATTCCTCATATATcattctataaattttttgat tataaatatcaaatcaatATAGATGGAACTGTAGCTGCATATAGATTACCATACCTTCTGGCTGGGGGTGCTTTAGTCCTAAAGCAAGATTCACCTtattatgaacatttttatagacAACTTAAACCTTGGGTGCATTATGTACCAGTATCAAGAGATCTCTCAGACTTAAAGGAAAGAATACTTTGGGCCAAAGATCATGATGTTGAAGCTTACAAAATCGCTATAAATGCCAAAGAGTTtgcaaatgaaaatttattaccaCAACATATTCTTTGCTACCATGTAGTTTTGTTTTCT GAATGGAGTAAAAGGATAAAAGGTGAAATAACAGTAAAGAACAATATGACACATGTGCCACAAGCAAAATATGAATGTGATTGCAACTTGAAAAATCAGATGAGCCATGAAGagttatag
- the LOC119829760 gene encoding ubiquitin carboxyl-terminal hydrolase CYLD isoform X2, whose amino-acid sequence MQRTSQNERVKSVNLINHLAPERRRKPTASNSSITSETNNPYTKMVHDTKKIETGILVDVCGNDAPEELYDTPSLGSPRAAQQSRPQPQSQSPLHLQEDIGVGSLVEVATDVDQHHYGVVRWIGVIDDTATAGVELEQNVCGLGDGTRNGQRLFACAAGRALFVPLPLCRRDARFRDTPPPDRGLAHDAEHFDQPDCPVVPGVVAPLNSLGELAGKNRGIQGHHNSCYLDATLFAMFTFTSVFDALLYRPPEPEDSPHYSEVQRVLREEIVNPLRRHGYVRADRVMKLRTLLERLSDVPGLTSEEKDPEEFLNGLVAQLLRAEPFLKLSSGQESYCYQLFVEKDEHVTLPSVQQLLEQSFATSGVKLSEVPAAFIIQMPRFGKNYKLYQRVLPSPLLDVTDLIEGLPRQCSVCGALARWECSACAAGGAVDSGALCNSCLRLAHATRSHKATPLSICEEYANILESCPVPRVYMELFAVLCIETSHYVAFVKTGVAHDAPWCFFDSMADRKGERNGYNIPEIVEIEELGAWLSDEGGRALHAAAPLDRQLPAPAKRLLADAYMCFYRSPDVAMYR is encoded by the exons ATGCAGCGAACATCTCAAAATGAAAGAGTGAAGTCAgtaaatttaatcaatcatCTTGCACCAGAAAGGCGAAGGAAACCGACAGCTTCAAATTCCTCTATAACTAGCGAAACTAACAATCCTTACACAAAAATGGTACATGATACAAAAAAGATTGAAACTGGTATCCTTGTAg ATGTATGCGGCAATGACGCTCCCGAAGAATTGTATGATACTCCATCGTTGGGTTCTCCAAGGGCCGCCCAGCAATCACGGCCGCAACCTCAGTCGCAATCGCCGTTGCATTTGCAAGAGGATATTGGAGTCGGTTCCTTAGTGGAGGTGGCTACGGATGTTGATCAACATCATTATGGCGTCGTGAGATGGATCGGTGTTATAGATG ACACAGCGACGGCGGGTGTGGAACTGGAGCAGAACGTGTGCGGGCTCGGCGACGGCACGCGCAACGGGCAGCGGCTGTTCGCGTGCGCGGCGGGCCGCGCGCTGTTCGTGCCGCTGCCGCTGTGCCGCCGCGACGCGCGCTTCCGCGACACGCCGCCGCCGGACCGCGGGCTCGCGCACGACGCGGAACATTTCGATCAG CCCGATTGTCCCGTGGTGCCAGGCGTTGTAGCACCGTTAAACTCACTCGGAGAACTCGCGGGAAAGAACCGCGGGATTCAAGGACATCACAACTCCTGCTATCTAGATGCAACCCTATTCGCTATGTTCACATTTACTAGTGTATTTGACGCACTCTTATATAGACCTCCAGAACCTGAg GATTCGCCTCACTACTCCGAGGTGCAGCGCGTGTTGCGAGAGGAGATAGTGAACCCTCTCCGTCGTCATGGTTACGTTCGCGCTGATCGAGTCATGAAACTGCGCACGCTATTGGAGCGGCTCTCGGACGTGCCCGGACTCACTTCAGaggaaaaa GACCCAGAAGAGTTTTTAAACGGTTTAGTAGCACAACTTTTGAGAGCAGAgccatttttaaaactatcgtCGGGCCAAGAGTCATACTGTTACCAACTCTTTGTAGAGAAAGATGAACATGTCACATTACCAAGCGTACAGCAGCTATTGGAGCAGTCTTTCGCCACTTCTGGAGTTAAATTAAGCgag GTTCCAGCAGCATTTATAATCCAAATGCCAAGATTTGGAAAAAATTACAAGCTATATCAAAGAGTTCTGCCTTCGCCTCTATTGGATGTTACAGACTTGATTGAAGGAT TGCCACGTCAATGCAGCGTGTGCGGCGCGCTCGCGCGCTGGGAGTGCAGCGCgtgcgcggcgggcggcgcggtcGACTCCGGCGCACTGTGCAACTCTTGTCTGCGGCTGGCGCACGCGACTCGTTCGCATAag gCAACACCACTGTCGATTTGTGAAGAATATGCCAACATTTTGGAGTCTTGTCCCGTACCTCGAGTTTATATGGAGTTATTTGCAGTATTATGTATAGAAACGAGCCATTATGTCGCGTTTGTCAAGACAGGCGTAGCACACGACGCTCCTTGGTGCTTCTTCGATTCTATGGCTGATAGAAAAG GCGAGCGCAACGGATACAACATACCCGAGATAGTCGAGATCGAGGAGCTGGGCGCGTGGCTGAGCGACGAGGGCGGGCGAGCGCTGCACGCGGCCGCGCCGCTCGACCGCCAGCTGCCCGCGCCCGCCAAGCGCCTGCTCGCCGACGCCTACATGTGCTTCTACAGGAGCCCGGACGTCGCCATGTACAGATAG
- the LOC119829760 gene encoding ubiquitin carboxyl-terminal hydrolase CYLD isoform X3 has translation MSQAYYLRELSIDEIPLCVLQYETNVCGNDAPEELYDTPSLGSPRAAQQSRPQPQSQSPLHLQEDIGVGSLVEVATDVDQHHYGVVRWIGVIDDTATAGVELEQNVCGLGDGTRNGQRLFACAAGRALFVPLPLCRRDARFRDTPPPDRGLAHDAEHFDQPDCPVVPGVVAPLNSLGELAGKNRGIQGHHNSCYLDATLFAMFTFTSVFDALLYRPPEPEDSPHYSEVQRVLREEIVNPLRRHGYVRADRVMKLRTLLERLSDVPGLTSEEKDPEEFLNGLVAQLLRAEPFLKLSSGQESYCYQLFVEKDEHVTLPSVQQLLEQSFATSGVKLSEVPAAFIIQMPRFGKNYKLYQRVLPSPLLDVTDLIEGLPRQCSVCGALARWECSACAAGGAVDSGALCNSCLRLAHATRSHKATPLSICEEYANILESCPVPRVYMELFAVLCIETSHYVAFVKTGVAHDAPWCFFDSMADRKGERNGYNIPEIVEIEELGAWLSDEGGRALHAAAPLDRQLPAPAKRLLADAYMCFYRSPDVAMYR, from the exons ATGTCGCAAGCGTATTATTTGAGAGAACTCTCTATAGATGAAATTCCATTATGTGTTCTCCAATATGAAACTA ATGTATGCGGCAATGACGCTCCCGAAGAATTGTATGATACTCCATCGTTGGGTTCTCCAAGGGCCGCCCAGCAATCACGGCCGCAACCTCAGTCGCAATCGCCGTTGCATTTGCAAGAGGATATTGGAGTCGGTTCCTTAGTGGAGGTGGCTACGGATGTTGATCAACATCATTATGGCGTCGTGAGATGGATCGGTGTTATAGATG ACACAGCGACGGCGGGTGTGGAACTGGAGCAGAACGTGTGCGGGCTCGGCGACGGCACGCGCAACGGGCAGCGGCTGTTCGCGTGCGCGGCGGGCCGCGCGCTGTTCGTGCCGCTGCCGCTGTGCCGCCGCGACGCGCGCTTCCGCGACACGCCGCCGCCGGACCGCGGGCTCGCGCACGACGCGGAACATTTCGATCAG CCCGATTGTCCCGTGGTGCCAGGCGTTGTAGCACCGTTAAACTCACTCGGAGAACTCGCGGGAAAGAACCGCGGGATTCAAGGACATCACAACTCCTGCTATCTAGATGCAACCCTATTCGCTATGTTCACATTTACTAGTGTATTTGACGCACTCTTATATAGACCTCCAGAACCTGAg GATTCGCCTCACTACTCCGAGGTGCAGCGCGTGTTGCGAGAGGAGATAGTGAACCCTCTCCGTCGTCATGGTTACGTTCGCGCTGATCGAGTCATGAAACTGCGCACGCTATTGGAGCGGCTCTCGGACGTGCCCGGACTCACTTCAGaggaaaaa GACCCAGAAGAGTTTTTAAACGGTTTAGTAGCACAACTTTTGAGAGCAGAgccatttttaaaactatcgtCGGGCCAAGAGTCATACTGTTACCAACTCTTTGTAGAGAAAGATGAACATGTCACATTACCAAGCGTACAGCAGCTATTGGAGCAGTCTTTCGCCACTTCTGGAGTTAAATTAAGCgag GTTCCAGCAGCATTTATAATCCAAATGCCAAGATTTGGAAAAAATTACAAGCTATATCAAAGAGTTCTGCCTTCGCCTCTATTGGATGTTACAGACTTGATTGAAGGAT TGCCACGTCAATGCAGCGTGTGCGGCGCGCTCGCGCGCTGGGAGTGCAGCGCgtgcgcggcgggcggcgcggtcGACTCCGGCGCACTGTGCAACTCTTGTCTGCGGCTGGCGCACGCGACTCGTTCGCATAag gCAACACCACTGTCGATTTGTGAAGAATATGCCAACATTTTGGAGTCTTGTCCCGTACCTCGAGTTTATATGGAGTTATTTGCAGTATTATGTATAGAAACGAGCCATTATGTCGCGTTTGTCAAGACAGGCGTAGCACACGACGCTCCTTGGTGCTTCTTCGATTCTATGGCTGATAGAAAAG GCGAGCGCAACGGATACAACATACCCGAGATAGTCGAGATCGAGGAGCTGGGCGCGTGGCTGAGCGACGAGGGCGGGCGAGCGCTGCACGCGGCCGCGCCGCTCGACCGCCAGCTGCCCGCGCCCGCCAAGCGCCTGCTCGCCGACGCCTACATGTGCTTCTACAGGAGCCCGGACGTCGCCATGTACAGATAG
- the LOC119829760 gene encoding ubiquitin carboxyl-terminal hydrolase CYLD isoform X1 has translation MNHEVHQKQESHSANNREPQIDLFSIIGGSWPPPPKEPEKPKYGTLPQSSKRIMQRTSQNERVKSVNLINHLAPERRRKPTASNSSITSETNNPYTKMVHDTKKIETGILVDVCGNDAPEELYDTPSLGSPRAAQQSRPQPQSQSPLHLQEDIGVGSLVEVATDVDQHHYGVVRWIGVIDDTATAGVELEQNVCGLGDGTRNGQRLFACAAGRALFVPLPLCRRDARFRDTPPPDRGLAHDAEHFDQPDCPVVPGVVAPLNSLGELAGKNRGIQGHHNSCYLDATLFAMFTFTSVFDALLYRPPEPEDSPHYSEVQRVLREEIVNPLRRHGYVRADRVMKLRTLLERLSDVPGLTSEEKDPEEFLNGLVAQLLRAEPFLKLSSGQESYCYQLFVEKDEHVTLPSVQQLLEQSFATSGVKLSEVPAAFIIQMPRFGKNYKLYQRVLPSPLLDVTDLIEGLPRQCSVCGALARWECSACAAGGAVDSGALCNSCLRLAHATRSHKATPLSICEEYANILESCPVPRVYMELFAVLCIETSHYVAFVKTGVAHDAPWCFFDSMADRKGERNGYNIPEIVEIEELGAWLSDEGGRALHAAAPLDRQLPAPAKRLLADAYMCFYRSPDVAMYR, from the exons ATGAATCATGAAGTCCACCAGAAGCAAGAATCTCACAGTGCCAACAACAGGGAACCGCAG atAGACCTCTTCAGTATAATTGGCGGTAGTTGGCCACCCCCACCAAAAGAACCAGAGAAACCAAAATATGGCACATTGCCACAAAGTTCTAAAAGAATTATGCAGCGAACATCTCAAAATGAAAGAGTGAAGTCAgtaaatttaatcaatcatCTTGCACCAGAAAGGCGAAGGAAACCGACAGCTTCAAATTCCTCTATAACTAGCGAAACTAACAATCCTTACACAAAAATGGTACATGATACAAAAAAGATTGAAACTGGTATCCTTGTAg ATGTATGCGGCAATGACGCTCCCGAAGAATTGTATGATACTCCATCGTTGGGTTCTCCAAGGGCCGCCCAGCAATCACGGCCGCAACCTCAGTCGCAATCGCCGTTGCATTTGCAAGAGGATATTGGAGTCGGTTCCTTAGTGGAGGTGGCTACGGATGTTGATCAACATCATTATGGCGTCGTGAGATGGATCGGTGTTATAGATG ACACAGCGACGGCGGGTGTGGAACTGGAGCAGAACGTGTGCGGGCTCGGCGACGGCACGCGCAACGGGCAGCGGCTGTTCGCGTGCGCGGCGGGCCGCGCGCTGTTCGTGCCGCTGCCGCTGTGCCGCCGCGACGCGCGCTTCCGCGACACGCCGCCGCCGGACCGCGGGCTCGCGCACGACGCGGAACATTTCGATCAG CCCGATTGTCCCGTGGTGCCAGGCGTTGTAGCACCGTTAAACTCACTCGGAGAACTCGCGGGAAAGAACCGCGGGATTCAAGGACATCACAACTCCTGCTATCTAGATGCAACCCTATTCGCTATGTTCACATTTACTAGTGTATTTGACGCACTCTTATATAGACCTCCAGAACCTGAg GATTCGCCTCACTACTCCGAGGTGCAGCGCGTGTTGCGAGAGGAGATAGTGAACCCTCTCCGTCGTCATGGTTACGTTCGCGCTGATCGAGTCATGAAACTGCGCACGCTATTGGAGCGGCTCTCGGACGTGCCCGGACTCACTTCAGaggaaaaa GACCCAGAAGAGTTTTTAAACGGTTTAGTAGCACAACTTTTGAGAGCAGAgccatttttaaaactatcgtCGGGCCAAGAGTCATACTGTTACCAACTCTTTGTAGAGAAAGATGAACATGTCACATTACCAAGCGTACAGCAGCTATTGGAGCAGTCTTTCGCCACTTCTGGAGTTAAATTAAGCgag GTTCCAGCAGCATTTATAATCCAAATGCCAAGATTTGGAAAAAATTACAAGCTATATCAAAGAGTTCTGCCTTCGCCTCTATTGGATGTTACAGACTTGATTGAAGGAT TGCCACGTCAATGCAGCGTGTGCGGCGCGCTCGCGCGCTGGGAGTGCAGCGCgtgcgcggcgggcggcgcggtcGACTCCGGCGCACTGTGCAACTCTTGTCTGCGGCTGGCGCACGCGACTCGTTCGCATAag gCAACACCACTGTCGATTTGTGAAGAATATGCCAACATTTTGGAGTCTTGTCCCGTACCTCGAGTTTATATGGAGTTATTTGCAGTATTATGTATAGAAACGAGCCATTATGTCGCGTTTGTCAAGACAGGCGTAGCACACGACGCTCCTTGGTGCTTCTTCGATTCTATGGCTGATAGAAAAG GCGAGCGCAACGGATACAACATACCCGAGATAGTCGAGATCGAGGAGCTGGGCGCGTGGCTGAGCGACGAGGGCGGGCGAGCGCTGCACGCGGCCGCGCCGCTCGACCGCCAGCTGCCCGCGCCCGCCAAGCGCCTGCTCGCCGACGCCTACATGTGCTTCTACAGGAGCCCGGACGTCGCCATGTACAGATAG